A stretch of the Massilia sp. W12 genome encodes the following:
- a CDS encoding IS4 family transposase: MSRKQAAQSWTDDEFGGLDLGDARLNNRARKLMETFATKPKASIPEACDNWTETQAAYRFMANPEVTWDGILAPHWARTMERMATQKVILCIQDTTELDFSGQNIDGLGPLNYEARRGMYVHPTYAVSPEREPLGLLDGWMWAREERGADGKRPASVKESERWIEGYERVAEQATQLPNTRLVYVADREADMMGMLRRAAELGTPADWLVRAKHDRCLADGESKRLWPETTAGMPLGEISFIMAGRGKQRARQVRQQVWAKRVLLRDGKRGKIEATCIVASEVQPPTGIKPVEWRLLTNRRAETLADASELIDWYRARWEIEIFFNVLKNGCEVEELQLSTMARLERALALFMVVAWRIAYLMRKGRTCPDLDATLFFDPDEIRAAYLLNKKKAPAMPGLNEVLRMVARVGGFLARKHDGEPGVKTIWRGLQDVQVSAQTIRTLREMGALQD, from the coding sequence GTGAGCAGAAAGCAAGCAGCACAGAGTTGGACCGACGATGAGTTTGGCGGACTCGATCTTGGCGATGCCCGCCTTAACAACAGGGCGAGAAAATTGATGGAAACATTCGCGACCAAACCGAAGGCCAGCATTCCCGAAGCATGCGACAACTGGACGGAGACGCAAGCGGCCTACCGCTTTATGGCCAATCCGGAGGTGACATGGGATGGCATTCTGGCGCCACATTGGGCGCGCACCATGGAACGCATGGCGACGCAGAAGGTTATTCTGTGCATTCAGGACACCACCGAACTGGACTTCAGCGGCCAAAACATCGACGGCCTCGGCCCGCTCAACTACGAAGCGCGGCGCGGCATGTATGTGCATCCGACCTACGCGGTGTCGCCAGAGCGTGAGCCGCTGGGCCTGCTCGATGGCTGGATGTGGGCGCGTGAAGAGCGTGGCGCTGACGGCAAGCGCCCCGCCAGCGTAAAAGAGAGTGAACGCTGGATAGAGGGCTACGAGCGGGTCGCCGAGCAGGCGACCCAGTTGCCCAATACCCGTCTGGTGTATGTGGCTGACCGCGAAGCGGACATGATGGGAATGCTGCGGCGCGCAGCCGAATTGGGCACGCCTGCCGATTGGCTGGTGCGCGCCAAGCATGATCGCTGTCTGGCTGACGGCGAAAGCAAACGCCTGTGGCCTGAAACCACGGCCGGTATGCCGCTGGGCGAGATCAGCTTCATCATGGCCGGGCGCGGCAAGCAAAGGGCGCGCCAGGTACGTCAGCAGGTGTGGGCCAAGCGCGTTCTGCTGCGTGATGGCAAGCGCGGCAAGATCGAGGCGACCTGCATCGTAGCATCCGAAGTGCAGCCGCCGACGGGCATCAAACCGGTGGAATGGCGCTTGCTGACCAACCGCCGCGCGGAAACCTTGGCCGACGCCAGCGAACTGATCGACTGGTATCGCGCGCGCTGGGAAATTGAGATCTTTTTCAATGTGCTCAAGAATGGCTGTGAAGTCGAAGAACTGCAACTGTCCACCATGGCCCGGCTGGAGCGGGCGCTGGCGCTGTTTATGGTGGTGGCCTGGCGTATCGCGTACCTGATGCGTAAGGGACGTACCTGTCCGGATCTCGACGCCACTTTGTTCTTCGATCCCGACGAAATCCGAGCGGCTTATCTGCTCAATAAAAAGAAGGCGCCCGCTATGCCGGGCTTGAACGAGGTGTTGCGCATGGTAGCCCGTGTCGGCGGTTTTCTCGCACGAAAACATGACGGGGAGCCTGGCGTGAAAACAATCTGGCGAGGTCTACAGGATGTTCAAGTTTCGGCTCAGACAATCAGGACTCTACGCGAGATGGGCGCATTGCAAGACTGA
- a CDS encoding calcium-binding protein, producing MHKFTAAQIAQIKQLAEAGEVNGNYSHIYKYIASILPNSSEKRWFEGAELANSGKGIFSEFIRSYSKKQMELRGATNYSDDLMQKASNKVAKNALADILGANPNTRRIREADAYGNVVAPTMTDIANADAIGVGETLFETIPADSAIFNNQNAGWAGTPLFTGLGSDQTYRLFGTSERGASFDKIDDLRNVLFARRAFYVALKSAVAAAASPKSLKDFQLFTDIGISVETAMAMDLSNSLASNSLFATMIPATSPARSLVQELSTITDANALDMLRRSVLGTNLTPANEANFDQLALDFFRQLGDVKQLGLQKSPPASTLLAEAKTDFLSFMALHNLSLFKLTGAESEALVREKQPGLYEKWQADQALEGDDVRRSFTQQYLLDRLNALNMIQQTVSQNVMQSQFTDVSELPEGGRIYSKTSVAFPQSKVTMDLASNTSFIQNPLAMSRPENTTTVIFGLETDDKQLSGRIGKDHIYAGSGNDWVYADQGNDYVEGNDGNDTINGGAGNDHLRGDSGLDSLNGELGNDTLQGGNGFDTLVGGEGRDKLDGDDGDDVLDGRDQNGPDGDELNGGSGFDTYYADQFDEISDKDGRGAVLMNGIKLGFARRYAGQTSYYDKDGNRFDLSGSTLKVNGNLTIKNFRMGYLGIYLDEMQRPIPGPNYDPRRNFNPLDPLAFDLNGDGKITTIGSAQSSTYFDFNLDGIAEHSGWIGADDGLLAIDANKNGFVDNLSELFGNKNIDGYSDLKQRLDNNHDNVIDAGDSGFAQLLMWQDTNSDGVSQAGELQTLTQLGIESINLRPTPTRILDFDNIITATSDFVQHGQKKLSANLEFSVKFDLTDSNPYRALDQAPLLGSDIFALPWLRGFGLVKDLHQAMDENPALKPFHYTQLSLAMRPSRVES from the coding sequence ATGCATAAATTCACAGCAGCACAAATAGCACAAATCAAGCAACTTGCTGAGGCGGGGGAAGTAAATGGTAACTATAGTCATATTTATAAATACATAGCTAGTATATTGCCAAATAGTAGTGAAAAGCGCTGGTTTGAAGGAGCAGAGCTAGCCAATTCCGGTAAGGGTATTTTTTCTGAATTTATTCGTAGTTATAGCAAGAAACAGATGGAATTGCGCGGTGCGACGAATTATTCAGATGACTTGATGCAGAAGGCGTCAAATAAAGTAGCTAAAAATGCACTTGCTGATATTTTGGGGGCGAATCCCAATACCCGACGTATTAGGGAGGCGGATGCTTATGGTAATGTAGTGGCGCCAACCATGACAGATATCGCCAATGCAGATGCAATTGGTGTGGGCGAGACACTATTTGAAACTATTCCTGCCGACAGTGCTATTTTTAATAATCAAAACGCTGGTTGGGCTGGTACTCCTTTATTTACCGGTCTTGGCTCAGATCAAACTTATCGTTTGTTTGGCACGTCAGAACGCGGAGCATCTTTCGACAAAATCGACGATCTGCGCAATGTTTTATTTGCGCGTCGCGCATTTTATGTTGCATTGAAAAGTGCTGTGGCTGCTGCGGCTAGTCCGAAGAGTTTGAAGGATTTTCAACTTTTTACCGACATCGGTATTAGCGTTGAGACCGCAATGGCAATGGATTTGAGTAATTCCTTGGCATCGAACTCGCTGTTTGCGACGATGATTCCAGCCACCAGTCCAGCTCGTTCGCTGGTGCAGGAATTGAGCACGATTACCGATGCGAATGCTTTGGATATGCTACGGCGTAGTGTGCTGGGGACAAATTTGACGCCAGCAAATGAGGCTAATTTTGATCAGCTTGCGCTGGATTTTTTCCGGCAATTGGGTGATGTAAAACAGTTAGGTTTGCAAAAAAGCCCGCCTGCCTCGACCTTGCTGGCAGAGGCCAAGACGGATTTTCTCAGTTTCATGGCACTTCACAACCTCAGCCTGTTTAAACTGACTGGGGCAGAGTCCGAAGCTTTGGTAAGAGAAAAACAGCCGGGTTTGTATGAAAAATGGCAGGCAGATCAAGCCCTGGAGGGCGATGATGTGCGGCGCAGTTTTACACAGCAGTATTTACTCGATCGCTTGAATGCTTTGAATATGATTCAGCAGACCGTTTCTCAAAACGTGATGCAGAGCCAATTCACCGATGTCTCAGAATTACCAGAGGGTGGCCGTATTTACTCGAAAACCAGTGTTGCTTTTCCACAAAGCAAGGTGACGATGGATTTGGCTTCCAATACCAGCTTCATCCAGAACCCGTTGGCGATGAGTCGTCCAGAAAATACCACGACAGTTATTTTTGGTCTGGAAACTGATGATAAGCAACTGTCGGGCAGGATTGGTAAAGACCATATTTATGCTGGCAGTGGCAATGACTGGGTTTATGCTGACCAGGGGAACGATTACGTTGAGGGCAATGACGGCAACGATACCATCAATGGTGGCGCCGGGAATGATCATTTGCGTGGCGATAGCGGCCTCGATTCGCTCAATGGCGAATTGGGCAATGATACCTTGCAGGGGGGAAATGGTTTTGACACCCTGGTTGGTGGCGAGGGACGCGATAAGCTGGATGGTGATGATGGTGATGACGTGCTGGATGGCCGTGATCAAAATGGCCCAGACGGCGATGAATTGAATGGTGGCTCAGGGTTTGATACCTACTATGCCGATCAATTCGATGAAATTTCTGATAAAGATGGGCGCGGCGCAGTTCTGATGAATGGCATTAAGCTTGGTTTCGCGCGGCGCTATGCTGGCCAAACAAGCTACTATGATAAAGATGGAAATCGTTTCGATTTGAGCGGCAGCACCTTGAAGGTAAATGGAAATCTGACAATTAAAAATTTCAGAATGGGTTACCTGGGTATTTATCTTGATGAAATGCAAAGACCAATACCTGGCCCGAACTATGATCCACGTAGAAATTTTAATCCGCTTGATCCGCTTGCTTTCGATTTGAATGGCGATGGAAAAATTACCACGATTGGTAGTGCGCAGTCATCAACCTATTTTGATTTTAATTTGGATGGGATTGCCGAGCATAGCGGTTGGATTGGCGCTGACGATGGCTTGCTCGCGATTGATGCAAATAAAAATGGTTTTGTCGATAATTTATCTGAATTGTTTGGCAATAAAAATATAGATGGCTATAGTGATTTGAAGCAACGCTTGGATAACAATCACGACAATGTGATTGATGCCGGCGATTCCGGCTTTGCACAATTACTGATGTGGCAAGATACCAATAGCGACGGCGTTTCCCAAGCCGGAGAATTACAAACTCTAACGCAGTTGGGGATTGAAAGCATCAACTTGAGGCCAACTCCGACGCGAATTTTGGATTTTGATAATATTATTACGGCAACCAGTGATTTCGTGCAGCATGGTCAGAAAAAACTGTCGGCGAATCTGGAATTTTCCGTCAAGTTTGACTTGACTGATTCCAACCCTTACCGCGCCTTGGATCAGGCGCCGCTGCTCGGTAGTGATATTTTCGCATTACCTTGGTTGCGTGGCTTTGGCTTGGTGAAAGATTTGCATCAAGCGATGGATGAAAATCCAGCCTTAAAGCCATTCCATTACACACAACTCAGTCTTGCAATGCGCCCATCTCGCGTAGAGTCCTGA